One part of the Streptomyces ferrugineus genome encodes these proteins:
- a CDS encoding response regulator, with protein MRVLIVDDHAVVRRGIRAYLEVLDDMEVAAEAADGQEALTRLDAMAAHRELPDVVLIDLIMPKMDGATAIGTISQRHPGVRVVVLTSFGEMERVHTALEQGAAGYLLKDAEAGEVVAAIRAAARGEVFLDPAVARGLTQEIVSPPTGLAALTGRERDVLVLVAEGRANQQIADELVISERTARTHVSNVLRKLRLTSRTQAALFAVRQGLVPPQA; from the coding sequence ATCCGGGTCCTGATCGTCGACGACCACGCCGTCGTACGCCGGGGGATCCGCGCCTATCTCGAGGTCCTGGACGACATGGAGGTGGCCGCGGAGGCCGCCGACGGGCAGGAGGCGCTCACCAGGCTGGACGCGATGGCGGCACACCGGGAGCTGCCGGACGTGGTGCTGATCGACCTGATCATGCCGAAGATGGACGGGGCGACGGCGATCGGAACGATCAGCCAGCGCCACCCCGGCGTACGGGTCGTGGTGCTCACCAGCTTCGGCGAGATGGAACGCGTCCACACCGCGCTCGAGCAGGGGGCGGCCGGCTATCTCCTCAAGGACGCCGAGGCCGGTGAGGTGGTCGCCGCGATCCGCGCTGCCGCCCGCGGCGAGGTCTTCCTCGACCCCGCCGTGGCCAGGGGGCTCACCCAGGAGATCGTCTCGCCGCCGACCGGGCTCGCCGCGCTCACCGGCCGGGAACGCGACGTCCTGGTCCTCGTCGCCGAGGGGCGGGCGAACCAGCAGATCGCCGACGAGCTGGTGATCAGCGAGCGGACCGCCCGCACCCACGTGAGCAACGTGCTGCGCAAGCTCCGCCTCACCTCACGCACCCAGGCCGCGCTGTTCGCGGTGCGGCAGGGGTTGGTGCCGCCGCAGGCTTGA
- a CDS encoding PAS domain-containing sensor histidine kinase, which translates to MSGTPFIGWDEVAAMAPDGLAVLDRAGRFVRLNPAALALFGVVEEAELLGGPAPFALAGTAAAGPAQDRSVHCVHSEERVALWAPAHGPRREFAYRARASGADPTLTVVSFRDVTDERHRQRRIAALAQTSIALASEGSLGSTLEAVARQIVQADGLAGAQILILDSTGRELRLMGSAGLRPWEVFLDRLLECRDRGARLCMLDALRERRPIVVPHRWAQIRQDPAWEPLHAYLGELNWDSFVSVPLTARGRAEGVLNAYFAPGQEIGGRTLEFLAGMAEQAALAVDYATLLQREREGARRNERQRLARDLHDSIVQQVFSIGMQANAVGVLGARGEAVPADSVRAFAGEVGALARTVLADLRAMVHELRPSSSTRLGLEDAVSALVTSTENRTGLSIRLLCGRELDAVEAELAEDMYRIVAEAIHNVVKHAEATAVTIRLGVHDHTLTASVRDDGRGLAASGGRGTAPQGESDRTAGGQAWEHGYGLTTMRERAERWGGTMRIRSGARSGTTVRIVIPLPVRVPEVADGHRGNSRAVPLRGTPEAAPSGS; encoded by the coding sequence ATGTCCGGTACGCCGTTCATCGGGTGGGACGAGGTCGCCGCCATGGCGCCGGACGGCCTGGCCGTACTGGACCGCGCGGGCCGGTTCGTCCGGCTGAACCCGGCGGCTCTCGCGCTGTTCGGGGTGGTGGAGGAGGCCGAACTGCTCGGTGGGCCCGCCCCGTTCGCGCTCGCGGGGACTGCCGCCGCGGGGCCGGCGCAGGACCGCTCGGTCCACTGCGTGCACTCGGAGGAGCGGGTCGCCCTCTGGGCGCCTGCCCACGGACCGCGGCGCGAGTTCGCCTACCGGGCCCGTGCATCGGGCGCCGACCCCACGCTCACGGTCGTGTCGTTCCGCGACGTGACCGACGAACGGCACCGGCAGCGCAGGATCGCGGCCCTGGCCCAGACGTCGATCGCGCTGGCCTCCGAGGGTTCGCTCGGCTCCACGCTGGAGGCCGTGGCGCGTCAGATCGTCCAGGCCGACGGGCTGGCCGGCGCCCAGATCCTCATCCTGGACAGCACCGGCCGGGAACTGCGGCTGATGGGCTCCGCGGGGCTGCGGCCCTGGGAAGTGTTCCTCGACCGGCTGCTGGAGTGCCGCGACCGGGGCGCCCGGCTGTGCATGCTGGACGCGCTGCGCGAGCGCCGACCGATCGTCGTCCCCCACCGGTGGGCGCAGATCCGCCAGGACCCGGCATGGGAGCCGCTCCACGCCTACCTCGGGGAGTTGAACTGGGACTCCTTCGTCAGCGTTCCGCTGACGGCACGAGGCCGCGCCGAGGGCGTGCTCAACGCCTACTTCGCGCCGGGGCAGGAGATCGGCGGCCGGACGCTGGAGTTCCTCGCCGGCATGGCGGAACAGGCCGCCCTCGCCGTCGACTACGCCACACTGCTCCAGCGCGAGCGTGAGGGAGCGCGCCGCAACGAGCGCCAGCGCCTCGCCCGCGACCTGCACGACTCGATCGTCCAGCAGGTGTTCTCCATCGGGATGCAGGCCAACGCCGTGGGGGTGCTGGGCGCGCGCGGCGAAGCGGTCCCCGCGGACTCCGTGCGGGCCTTCGCGGGCGAGGTCGGGGCACTCGCGCGGACCGTCCTGGCCGACCTGCGGGCGATGGTCCACGAACTGCGTCCGTCCTCCTCCACCCGGCTCGGTCTGGAGGACGCGGTGAGCGCGCTGGTCACCAGCACCGAGAACCGGACCGGCCTCAGCATCCGGTTGCTGTGCGGCCGGGAACTGGACGCGGTCGAAGCGGAACTCGCCGAGGACATGTACCGGATCGTCGCGGAGGCCATCCACAACGTGGTCAAGCACGCGGAGGCCACCGCCGTCACCATCCGCCTCGGCGTACACGACCACACCCTGACCGCGAGCGTCCGCGACGACGGCCGTGGGCTCGCGGCCTCGGGCGGTCGCGGCACCGCGCCGCAGGGCGAGAGCGACCGTACGGCCGGCGGGCAGGCCTGGGAGCACGGCTACGGACTGACGACGATGCGGGAGAGGGCGGAGCGATGGGGCGGCACCATGAGGATCAGGTCCGGCGCGAGGAGCGGCACGACCGTGCGCATCGTCATACCCCTTCCGGTACGAGTCCCGGAGGTCGCGGACGGCCACCGGGGGAACTCGCGGGCGGTGCCGCTGCGGGGGACGCCGGAAGCAGCTCCATCCGGGTCCTGA
- a CDS encoding AMP-binding protein, producing MDVSIGTIWEAVCRALPDAVAIAEPGRETTYREFDERAARLAGALEEAGVGEGDTVACYLFNGATYLETVYAAFKLGAVPVNANYRYTDEELSGLLTDADAAAVVFSGALADRVTHAAGHVRTLKLLVRAGAPPAERPAGPDVPELEELLAAHAPRAPRPRPGSDRLFMYTGGTTGRPKGVMWRQSDLLHSLVVPIFHPLGVTELPATLDESVAAAAKAHHEHRAPTTMPVVPLMHATGLFNTMGALMVGGRAVTARQGGLDPEHVWHTIAEQRVDTAIVAGNAVCRPLVDELLRAEQAGRPHDLGSLRRIISSGTALSDVLKKELHERAEVTVIDAIASSEGGPFAFAITSSVRDLPARFFPVPATRVIDVDDRFVEPGGDGTGYLAYCGPMPLGYYRDPAKSATTFRTIDGVRYAVPGDLATIEADGAIRFLGRGSGVINTGGEKVHPQEVENLLLTHPAVTDCVVVGVPDETWGERVAAVVAVRQDSATEPDELRDWVRQSLAGYKVPRAVVLTDALPRTPTGKLELAWARRTAEEAAAGDQRR from the coding sequence ATGGACGTGTCGATCGGCACGATCTGGGAGGCGGTCTGCCGCGCGCTGCCCGATGCCGTCGCCATCGCGGAACCCGGCCGGGAGACCACGTACCGGGAGTTCGACGAGCGCGCCGCACGGCTGGCCGGAGCGCTGGAGGAGGCCGGGGTGGGCGAGGGCGACACCGTGGCCTGCTACCTGTTCAACGGGGCCACCTACCTGGAGACGGTCTACGCCGCGTTCAAACTCGGCGCCGTGCCCGTGAACGCCAACTACCGCTACACCGACGAGGAACTCTCCGGACTCCTCACCGACGCCGACGCGGCCGCCGTCGTGTTCAGCGGCGCCCTGGCCGACCGGGTCACGCACGCGGCCGGGCACGTACGCACCCTGAAGCTGCTCGTCAGAGCGGGCGCACCGCCTGCCGAACGCCCGGCCGGACCCGACGTGCCCGAACTCGAGGAATTGCTGGCCGCGCACGCACCACGCGCACCGCGGCCGCGTCCCGGATCGGACCGGCTCTTCATGTACACCGGCGGGACCACGGGCAGGCCGAAGGGCGTCATGTGGCGCCAGAGCGACCTGCTCCACTCCCTCGTGGTCCCGATCTTCCACCCGCTCGGTGTCACCGAACTCCCGGCGACCCTCGACGAGTCCGTGGCCGCCGCGGCCAAGGCCCACCACGAGCACCGTGCCCCGACCACCATGCCCGTCGTGCCGCTCATGCACGCCACCGGGCTGTTCAACACCATGGGCGCCCTGATGGTGGGCGGCCGAGCCGTCACGGCCCGGCAGGGCGGCCTGGACCCGGAGCACGTCTGGCACACCATCGCCGAGCAGCGCGTCGACACGGCCATCGTCGCGGGCAACGCGGTGTGCCGGCCGCTCGTCGACGAGCTCCTGCGTGCCGAACAGGCCGGGCGGCCGCACGACTTGGGCTCGCTGCGCAGGATCATCAGCTCCGGCACCGCACTCAGCGACGTGCTCAAGAAGGAGTTGCACGAGCGTGCCGAGGTCACGGTCATCGACGCCATCGCGTCGAGCGAGGGAGGCCCGTTCGCCTTCGCGATCACCTCGTCGGTACGGGACCTGCCCGCCCGTTTCTTCCCCGTGCCCGCGACACGGGTGATCGACGTGGACGACCGTTTCGTCGAACCCGGCGGCGACGGGACGGGCTACCTCGCCTACTGCGGGCCCATGCCGCTCGGCTACTACCGGGACCCCGCGAAGAGCGCGACGACGTTCCGCACCATCGACGGGGTCCGGTACGCCGTCCCCGGCGATCTCGCCACGATCGAGGCAGACGGCGCGATCCGGTTCCTCGGCCGCGGCTCCGGCGTGATCAACACCGGTGGGGAGAAGGTGCACCCCCAGGAGGTCGAGAACCTCCTCCTGACCCACCCGGCGGTGACCGACTGCGTCGTCGTCGGCGTCCCCGACGAGACCTGGGGCGAACGGGTGGCGGCCGTCGTGGCGGTCCGGCAGGACAGCGCCACCGAGCCCGACGAACTGCGCGACTGGGTCCGGCAGAGCCTCGCCGGCTACAAGGTGCCGCGTGCCGTCGTCCTGACGGACGCCCTGCCCCGCACCCCGACCGGCAAGCTCGAACTCGCCTGGGCCAGGCGGACCGCCGAGGAGGCCGCCGCGGGCGACCAGCGGCGATGA
- a CDS encoding MFS transporter: protein MSGGEEAGARPVWSRDFGLFFVARAVAQLGDTMLPVALAAGLLLHGYGAGAVGLALAATSAAFAGLIVFGGVIADRFSTRKLMIGADLVRLCTQSLAAVLFFSGHVVLWQICAIGFVNGVAGAVFQPGVASTVRRLATDVQGANGAVRIAEAAAQLAGPALAGLLVGFASPGAVFTAHATTYGISALCLMLLRLPARTRPSDGDDTSRGTRAFRADLAEGWREFRARTWLWGVIAVWCVYMITVWGPTVPLVAAEVVQQHGPRFYGLINSAFGAGTVVGGLLALRLRPRRMLRAGAMGIFAFAGFPVTVGLGLGVPAMAAGAAVAGAGMAFWSVMWATSVQTQVPADVLNRIHAYDVAGSLAMMPVGQSIAGPAAATLGADRVLLVAGGMSLVVAGALLSVRSIRDLVRADAAAKLGAAPVPEEERVRLSGGTEAGPRGTEGCGHE from the coding sequence GTGAGCGGGGGCGAGGAGGCCGGGGCGCGCCCGGTGTGGTCGCGGGACTTCGGCCTGTTCTTCGTCGCGCGCGCCGTCGCCCAACTCGGCGACACCATGCTGCCGGTGGCCCTCGCAGCGGGCCTCCTGCTGCACGGGTACGGCGCGGGCGCGGTCGGTCTCGCCCTGGCCGCGACATCCGCCGCCTTCGCGGGGCTCATCGTGTTCGGCGGGGTCATCGCCGATCGCTTCAGCACCCGCAAGCTGATGATCGGCGCCGACCTGGTCCGTCTGTGCACCCAGTCTCTCGCCGCCGTGCTCTTCTTCTCCGGGCACGTGGTGCTGTGGCAGATCTGCGCGATCGGCTTCGTCAACGGCGTGGCAGGAGCCGTGTTCCAGCCCGGAGTGGCAAGCACGGTGCGCCGGCTCGCCACCGACGTCCAGGGGGCGAACGGCGCCGTCCGGATCGCCGAGGCCGCGGCCCAGCTCGCCGGCCCGGCCCTCGCGGGCCTGCTCGTCGGCTTCGCCTCACCCGGCGCCGTGTTCACGGCTCACGCGACCACCTACGGGATCAGCGCACTGTGCCTGATGCTGCTGCGCCTGCCTGCGCGGACCCGGCCGTCCGATGGCGACGACACCAGCCGTGGAACCAGAGCCTTCCGCGCCGACCTGGCCGAAGGCTGGCGGGAGTTCAGGGCCCGGACCTGGCTCTGGGGTGTCATAGCCGTCTGGTGCGTCTACATGATCACCGTGTGGGGCCCGACGGTCCCGCTCGTCGCCGCGGAGGTGGTCCAGCAACACGGCCCCCGTTTCTACGGCCTGATCAACTCCGCCTTCGGCGCGGGCACAGTCGTGGGCGGCCTGCTCGCCCTGCGGCTGCGTCCTCGCCGCATGCTCCGCGCCGGAGCGATGGGCATCTTCGCCTTCGCCGGTTTCCCGGTGACGGTCGGCTTGGGCCTGGGCGTTCCGGCCATGGCGGCGGGAGCGGCCGTCGCCGGGGCCGGCATGGCCTTCTGGAGCGTGATGTGGGCGACCAGCGTCCAGACTCAGGTCCCGGCCGACGTCCTCAACCGTATCCATGCGTACGACGTGGCGGGCTCCCTCGCGATGATGCCGGTCGGCCAGTCCATCGCCGGACCGGCCGCCGCGACCCTCGGCGCCGATCGTGTGCTCCTGGTCGCCGGAGGGATGAGCCTCGTCGTCGCGGGAGCGCTGCTCTCGGTGCGGTCGATACGGGACCTGGTGCGGGCGGACGCCGCGGCGAAGCTGGGGGCGGCGCCGGTGCCGGAGGAGGAGCGCGTGCGCCTGAGCGGCGGCACCGAGGCGGGTCCGCGAGGCACCGAGGGCTGCGGGCACGAATAG
- a CDS encoding MmcQ/YjbR family DNA-binding protein: MPDAEDVRRIALSLPDTAEKIAWSMPTFRVAGKMFATLPEDETSLAVRCPKEERDELVLAEPEKFWIADHEAQFAWVRARLAALEDEDELRDILADSWRQAAPPRLLEAHPELGQPTGD, encoded by the coding sequence ATGCCGGATGCCGAAGACGTACGCCGAATCGCCCTCTCCCTGCCGGACACGGCGGAGAAGATCGCCTGGAGCATGCCCACGTTCCGGGTCGCGGGCAAGATGTTCGCCACCCTGCCCGAGGACGAGACCTCCCTCGCCGTGCGCTGCCCCAAGGAGGAGCGCGACGAACTGGTCCTGGCCGAGCCGGAGAAGTTCTGGATCGCCGACCACGAGGCGCAGTTCGCGTGGGTGCGCGCCCGGCTCGCCGCCCTGGAGGACGAGGACGAACTGCGCGACATCCTCGCCGACTCCTGGCGCCAGGCCGCCCCGCCCCGGCTGCTGGAGGCGCATCCGGAGCTGGGGCAGCCGACGGGGGACTGA
- the rox gene encoding rifampin monooxygenase, with product MDSPQFTAEPSSNDTDRAPLRFDVIIAGCGPTGATLAAELRLHDVRVLVLEKETEPVSFVRVVGLHMRSIELMAMRGLLDRMLEHGRRRPAGAYFAAITKPAPQGLDSAYAYLLGIPQPVVVRLLEEHAIQLGARVRHGCAVTGLEQDAEGVTVRLADGAQLRARYLVGCDGGRSTVRKLLGVGFPGEPSRTETLMGEMEVGVPQEEIAAKVTEIGETDQRFRLRPFGERSYSVIVPAAGVSDRAEPPTLEDFRQQLRAVAGTDFGVHSPRWLSRFGDATRLAERYRVGRVLLAGDAAHIHPPTGGQGLNLGVQDAFNLGWKLAAQIGGRAPETLLDTYQAERRPVAEDVLDNTRAQMELHSTEPGPRAVRRLLTELMDFDEVNRHLLEKITAIGIRYDCGEGPDLLGRRMPDIDVEHGHLYALLRRGRGLLLDRTGHLTVGGWSDRVDHLADPTAALDVPCVLLRPDGHVAWIGDDQQDLDDHLARWFGKPAD from the coding sequence ATGGACTCTCCACAGTTCACCGCCGAGCCGTCGTCGAACGACACCGATCGCGCGCCACTCAGGTTCGACGTGATCATCGCCGGGTGCGGCCCGACCGGCGCGACGCTGGCCGCCGAACTGCGGTTGCACGATGTGCGGGTACTCGTGCTGGAGAAGGAAACCGAGCCCGTGTCGTTCGTCCGCGTCGTCGGTCTGCACATGCGCAGTATCGAGCTGATGGCCATGCGCGGACTGCTGGATCGCATGCTCGAACACGGAAGACGGCGTCCGGCCGGCGCATACTTCGCCGCCATCACCAAACCCGCGCCCCAGGGCCTCGATTCCGCGTACGCCTATCTCCTGGGCATCCCCCAGCCGGTCGTCGTCCGCCTCCTCGAAGAACACGCGATCCAACTGGGTGCGCGGGTCCGGCACGGTTGTGCGGTGACCGGTCTCGAGCAGGACGCCGAGGGTGTGACCGTCCGGCTTGCCGACGGCGCACAGTTGCGTGCGCGCTATCTCGTCGGCTGCGACGGCGGGCGCAGTACGGTCCGCAAACTGCTCGGCGTCGGCTTCCCCGGCGAGCCCTCGCGGACCGAGACGCTGATGGGTGAGATGGAAGTGGGGGTGCCGCAGGAGGAGATCGCCGCCAAGGTGACCGAAATCGGCGAGACCGATCAGCGGTTCCGGCTCCGGCCCTTCGGCGAACGGTCCTACAGCGTCATAGTCCCCGCCGCGGGAGTCAGTGATCGCGCGGAACCACCCACCCTCGAGGATTTCAGACAACAGCTGCGCGCCGTCGCCGGAACCGATTTCGGCGTGCACTCCCCGCGCTGGCTGTCCCGCTTCGGGGATGCCACCCGGCTGGCCGAACGCTACCGGGTCGGGCGGGTGCTGCTGGCCGGCGATGCGGCACACATCCATCCACCCACCGGTGGACAGGGCCTCAACCTGGGCGTTCAGGACGCATTCAACCTCGGCTGGAAGCTGGCCGCACAGATTGGCGGCCGGGCGCCGGAAACACTGCTGGACACCTACCAGGCCGAACGCCGTCCGGTCGCCGAGGACGTGCTGGACAACACCCGCGCCCAGATGGAACTGCACTCCACCGAACCGGGCCCGCGAGCCGTGCGCAGGCTGCTGACTGAACTGATGGACTTCGACGAGGTGAACCGCCATCTCCTCGAGAAGATCACCGCGATCGGCATCCGCTACGACTGCGGCGAGGGCCCCGACCTGCTCGGCCGCCGCATGCCCGACATCGACGTCGAACACGGCCACCTCTACGCTCTGCTGCGTCGCGGCCGCGGCCTGCTGCTGGACCGCACCGGACATCTGACCGTCGGCGGCTGGTCAGACCGGGTCGATCACCTCGCGGACCCCACCGCGGCACTGGACGTTCCCTGCGTCCTGCTCCGCCCCGACGGCCACGTCGCCTGGATCGGCGACGATCAGCAGGACCTGGACGACCACCTCGCCCGCTGGTTCGGCAAACCCGCCGACTGA
- a CDS encoding GNAT family N-acetyltransferase produces the protein MIVTRLDETQLLDRAEDLADLLMDTVDDGASVGFLAPLDPGAALAWWKERAAAVGAGRLAVWVAHMGGRTVGTVGLDFPDKPNSGHRAELVKLMVHRHARGQGLGRRLLTTAEEAAIEAGVTLLHLDTETDSRAERLYESAGWTRAGVIPDYAASPAGVLWPTTIYYKQV, from the coding sequence GTGATCGTGACGCGACTGGACGAGACCCAACTGCTCGACCGGGCCGAGGACTTGGCCGACCTGCTGATGGATACCGTGGACGACGGCGCCTCCGTCGGATTCCTCGCTCCCCTCGACCCTGGGGCGGCCCTGGCCTGGTGGAAGGAGCGCGCGGCGGCCGTCGGCGCCGGGCGGCTGGCGGTGTGGGTGGCGCACATGGGCGGGCGAACCGTGGGCACGGTCGGCCTGGACTTCCCCGACAAGCCCAACAGCGGCCACCGGGCCGAGCTGGTCAAGCTGATGGTGCACCGGCACGCACGCGGGCAGGGGCTCGGCCGCAGACTCCTGACGACCGCGGAGGAGGCGGCGATCGAGGCCGGCGTCACCCTCCTCCATCTGGACACCGAGACCGACAGCCGCGCCGAGCGTCTGTACGAGTCGGCCGGCTGGACCCGGGCCGGGGTGATTCCGGACTACGCGGCGAGCCCGGCCGGAGTTCTGTGGCCCACGACGATCTACTACAAGCAGGTGTGA
- a CDS encoding helix-turn-helix domain-containing protein, with translation MGHTTADGETPDPVDTRLGARLAELRAERGWSLGELAERSGISRSTLSRAERAETSPTAALLNRLCHVYGRTMSQLLSEVESEPALLVRAAEQPVWEDRASGFVRRSVSPPHTGLRAELVEGRLTAGADIAYDRPPVPGLEQHIWVLEGALDVTVQEAEHHVGAGDCLRMRVWGPTRFRCAGPEAVRYVLAVVLP, from the coding sequence ATGGGGCACACGACAGCCGACGGCGAGACCCCGGACCCGGTCGACACCCGCCTCGGCGCACGCCTGGCCGAGCTGCGGGCCGAACGCGGCTGGTCCCTGGGCGAGTTGGCGGAACGCAGCGGCATCAGCCGTTCGACCCTCTCCCGCGCCGAACGGGCGGAGACCAGTCCCACCGCCGCACTCCTGAATCGCCTGTGCCATGTCTACGGCCGCACCATGTCCCAGCTGCTCAGCGAGGTCGAGTCCGAGCCCGCGCTGCTGGTACGGGCGGCCGAGCAGCCGGTGTGGGAGGACCGCGCCTCCGGGTTCGTACGGCGATCCGTGTCGCCGCCGCACACCGGGCTGCGCGCCGAACTCGTCGAAGGACGGCTGACGGCGGGTGCCGACATCGCGTACGACCGACCGCCGGTGCCGGGGTTGGAGCAGCACATATGGGTGCTGGAAGGGGCACTCGACGTGACGGTTCAGGAGGCCGAGCACCATGTCGGTGCCGGGGACTGTCTGCGGATGCGGGTGTGGGGGCCGACGCGGTTCCGGTGCGCGGGGCCGGAGGCCGTGCGGTACGTACTGGCGGTGGTGCTGCCGTGA
- a CDS encoding LysR family transcriptional regulator, whose product MIEARRLHILRAVADHRTVTAAAAALYLTPSAVSQQLAALEQETGHRLVERGAKGVRLTPAGEILLGHTNAVLAQLERAEAELAAYSSGAAGTVTVASFATGIALVVAPAVALLAETSPGIRIRVQDAEGDASLPMVLDRQVDIAVAVEYRGAPPADDPRLAHVPLYAEPFDAVVPVSHRLADAPEVPLAELAKDTWIGPYPGNPCHDVVVLACENAGFQPRLEHSSDDFRAVVALASAGAGVALVPRSALRGMDLAGVVVRPVDGVAPTRRVFAAVRRGAEEHPLIRPVLEALGEVAGE is encoded by the coding sequence ATGATCGAAGCGCGGCGGCTCCACATCCTCCGTGCGGTGGCCGACCACCGCACCGTGACGGCGGCTGCCGCCGCGCTGTACCTCACGCCCTCCGCGGTCTCCCAGCAGCTCGCGGCCCTGGAGCAGGAGACGGGCCACCGCCTGGTGGAGCGCGGTGCGAAGGGCGTACGGCTGACCCCGGCCGGCGAGATCCTCCTGGGCCACACCAACGCCGTCCTCGCCCAGCTGGAGCGGGCGGAGGCCGAGCTCGCGGCGTACAGCTCGGGCGCGGCCGGCACGGTCACCGTCGCCTCCTTCGCGACCGGTATCGCCCTGGTCGTCGCGCCGGCGGTGGCGCTTCTCGCCGAGACGTCCCCCGGCATCCGCATCCGTGTCCAGGACGCCGAGGGCGACGCCAGCCTGCCCATGGTGCTTGACCGGCAGGTCGACATCGCGGTGGCCGTCGAGTACCGAGGGGCGCCGCCCGCCGACGACCCCCGCCTGGCGCACGTACCGCTGTACGCCGAGCCCTTCGACGCGGTCGTCCCGGTCAGCCACCGCCTGGCCGACGCGCCGGAGGTCCCGCTCGCGGAGCTGGCCAAGGACACCTGGATCGGCCCCTACCCCGGCAACCCCTGCCATGACGTGGTGGTCCTGGCCTGCGAGAACGCCGGCTTCCAGCCCCGCCTGGAGCACTCCTCGGACGACTTCCGTGCGGTCGTCGCCCTGGCCTCGGCCGGCGCGGGAGTGGCGCTCGTACCCCGTTCGGCGCTGCGCGGCATGGACCTCGCGGGAGTCGTCGTACGGCCCGTGGACGGGGTGGCTCCCACCCGCCGGGTCTTCGCGGCCGTACGGCGAGGCGCCGAGGAGCACCCCCTGATCCGGCCGGTGCTGGAGGCGTTGGGCGAGGTGGCGGGGGAGTGA
- a CDS encoding glycine C-acetyltransferase has protein sequence MFDSVRDDLRATLDEIRAAGLHKPERVIDTPQSATVNVSAGGRPGEVLNFCANNYLGLADHPEVVAAAHQALDRWGYGMASVRFICGTQEVHKELEARLSAFLGQEDTILYSSCFDANGGVFETLLGPEDAVISDALNHASIIDGIRLSKARRFRYANRDLADLERQLKDASDARRRLIVTDGVFSMDGYVAPLREICDLADRYDAMVMVDDSHAVGFVGPGGRGTPELHGVMDRVDIITGTLGKALGGASGGYVAARAEIVALLRQRSRPYLFSNTLAPVIAAASLKVLDLLESADDLRVRLAENTALFRRRMTQEGFEVLPGDHAIAPVMIGDAAKAGRLAELLLERGVYVIGFSYPVVPQGQARIRVQLSAAHSTDDVNRAVDAFVAARAELEA, from the coding sequence ATGTTCGACTCCGTGCGCGACGACCTGCGCGCCACCCTCGACGAGATCCGCGCCGCCGGCCTGCACAAGCCCGAGCGCGTCATCGACACCCCGCAGTCCGCGACCGTCAACGTCAGCGCGGGCGGCCGCCCCGGCGAGGTCCTCAACTTCTGCGCCAACAACTACCTCGGCCTCGCCGACCACCCCGAGGTCGTCGCCGCCGCCCACCAGGCCCTGGACCGCTGGGGCTACGGCATGGCGTCGGTCCGCTTCATCTGCGGCACGCAGGAGGTGCACAAGGAGCTGGAGGCGCGCCTTTCCGCGTTCCTCGGTCAGGAGGACACGATCCTCTACTCCTCCTGCTTCGACGCCAACGGCGGAGTGTTCGAGACGCTCCTCGGCCCCGAGGACGCGGTGATCTCCGACGCCCTCAACCACGCGTCGATCATCGACGGCATCCGGCTGTCCAAGGCCCGCCGCTTCCGCTACGCCAACCGTGATCTGGCCGACCTGGAACGGCAGTTGAAGGATGCGTCCGACGCGCGGCGCAGGCTGATCGTCACCGACGGCGTCTTCTCCATGGACGGCTATGTGGCGCCCCTGCGCGAGATCTGCGATCTCGCCGACCGCTACGACGCCATGGTCATGGTCGACGACTCGCACGCCGTCGGCTTCGTCGGCCCCGGCGGCCGCGGCACTCCCGAGCTGCACGGCGTCATGGACCGCGTCGACATCATCACCGGCACCCTCGGCAAAGCGCTCGGCGGCGCCTCCGGCGGCTATGTGGCCGCCCGCGCCGAGATCGTTGCCCTGCTGCGCCAGCGCTCCCGGCCGTACCTCTTCTCGAACACCCTGGCCCCGGTGATCGCGGCGGCGTCCCTGAAGGTCCTCGACCTGCTGGAGTCGGCGGACGACCTGCGCGTCCGGCTCGCCGAGAACACCGCCCTGTTCCGCCGCCGTATGACGCAGGAGGGCTTCGAGGTCCTCCCCGGCGACCACGCCATCGCGCCCGTGATGATCGGCGACGCGGCGAAGGCCGGCCGGCTGGCCGAGCTGCTGCTGGAGCGGGGCGTGTATGTGATCGGCTTCTCGTACCCGGTGGTTCCGCAGGGCCAGGCCCGGATCCGGGTGCAGTTGTCCGCCGCGCACTCGACGGACGACGTCAACCGTGCCGTGGACGCCTTCGTCGCGGCCCGGGCGGAACTGGAAGCCTGA